The following coding sequences are from one Microtus pennsylvanicus isolate mMicPen1 chromosome 1, mMicPen1.hap1, whole genome shotgun sequence window:
- the Camkk2 gene encoding calcium/calmodulin-dependent protein kinase kinase 2 isoform X1: protein MSSCVSSQPTSDRAAPQDELGSGGGSRESQKPCEALRGLSSLSIHLGMESFIVVTECEPGQGVDLSLARDQPLEADDQELPLDASESEARPLLSGRKMSLQERSQAGPASGSSLDMNGRCICPSLSYSPSSSPQTSPRMPRRPTVESHHVSITGLQDCVQLNQYTLKDEIGKGSYGVVKLAYNENDSTYYAMKVLSKKKLIRQAGFPRRPPPRGTRPAPGGCIQPRGPIEQVYQEIAILKKLDHPNVVKLVEVLDDPNEDHLYMVFELVNQGPVMEVPTLKPLSEDQARFYFQDLIKGIEYLHYQKIIHRDIKPSNLLVGEDGHIKIADFGVSNEFKGSDALLSNTVGTPAFMAPESLSETRKIFSGKALDVWAMGVTLYCFVFGQCPFMDERIMCLHSKIKSQALEFPDQPDIAEDLKDLITRMLDKNPESRIVVPEIKLHPWVTRHGAEPLPSEDENCTLVEVTEEEVENSVKHIPSLATVILVKTMIRKRSFGNPFEGSRREERSLSAPGNLLTKKPTREWEPLSEPKETRQRRQPTGPRASPCGGGGSTLVKGGPCVESWGAPAPGSPPRMPPLQPEEAAMELE, encoded by the exons ATGTCATCATGTGTCTCTAGCCAGCCCACCAGCGACCGGGCGGCCCCCCAGGATGAGCTGGGAAGTGGGGGTGGCAGCCGGGAAAGCCAGAAGCCCTGCGAGGCCCTGCGGGGACTCTCATCCTTGAGCATCCACTTGGGCATGGAATCCTTCATTGTGGTCACGGAGTGTGAGCCAGGCCAGGGTGTGGACCTCAGCCTGGCCCGGGACCAGCCTCTGGAGGCTGATGACCAGGAACTGCCCCTTGATGCCTCAGAATCCGAGGCACGGCCCCTACTTTCTGGTCGTAAGATGTCCCTGCAGGAGCGATCCCAGGCTGGGCCCGCATCCGGCAGCAGCCTGGACATGAATGGACGCTGCATCTGCCCATCCCTGTCCTACTCGCCGTCCAGTTCCCCACAGACCTCCCCGCGGATGCCCCGGCGGCCCACGGTGGAGTCACACCACGTCTCCATCACAGGTTTGCAG GACTGCGTGCAGCTGAATCAGTATACACTGAAGGATGAAATTGGAAAG GGCTCTTATGGTGTGGTCAAGCTGGCTTACAATGAAAATGACAGTACGTACTAT GCGATGAAAGTGCTGTCCAAAAAGAAGCTGATCCGGCAGGCCGGCTTTCCAC GTCGCCCCCCACCCCGAGGGACTCGCCCAGCTCCAGGGGGCTGCATCCAGCCCAGGGGCCCCATCGAGCAGGTGTACCAGGAGATCGCCATCCTCAAGAAGCTGGACCACCCCAACGTAGTGAAGCTGgtggag GTCCTGGATGACCCCAACGAGGACCATCTGTACATGG TGTTTGAATTGGTCAACCAAGG GCCTGTGATGGAAGTGCCCACTCTCAAGCCACTGTCTGAAGACCAGGCCCGGTTCTACTTCCAGGATCTGATCAAAGGCATTGAGTACT TACACTACCAGAAAATCATCCACCGTGACATCAAACCTTCCAACCTCCTGGTGGGAGAGGATGGGCACATCAAGATAGCTGACTTCGGTGTGAGcaatgagttcaagggcagcgaTGCCTTGCTGTCCAACACCGTGGGCACACCTGCCTTCATGGCACCTGAGTCGCTCTCAGAGACCCGCAAGATCTTCTCTGGGAAG GCCCTGGATGTTTGGGCCATGGGTGTGACTCTGTACTGCTTTGTCTTTGGCCAG TGCCCGTTCATGGATGAGCGGATCATGTGTTTGCACAGTAAGATCAAGAGCCAGGCCCTGGAGTTTCCAGACCA GCCTGATATAGCTGAAGACTTGAAAGATCTGATCACCCGAATGCTGGACAAGAACCCAGAGTCCAGGATTGTGGTGCCCGAGATCAAG CTGCACCCTTGGGTCACGAGGCACGGGGCCGAACCATTGCCATCGGAGGACGAGAACTGCACACTGGTCGAAGTGACCGAAGAGGAGGTCGAGAATTCAGTCAAACACATTCCCAGCCTGGCGACTGTG aTCCTAGTGAAGACCATGATTCGGAAACGCTCTTTCGGGAACCCATTTGAGGGCAGCCGGCGGGAGGAACGTTCCTTGTCAGCACCTGGAAACCTGCTCAC CAAAAAACCAACCAGGGAATGGGAGCCCTTGTCTGAGCCCAAG
- the Camkk2 gene encoding calcium/calmodulin-dependent protein kinase kinase 2 isoform X2, protein MSSCVSSQPTSDRAAPQDELGSGGGSRESQKPCEALRGLSSLSIHLGMESFIVVTECEPGQGVDLSLARDQPLEADDQELPLDASESEARPLLSGRKMSLQERSQAGPASGSSLDMNGRCICPSLSYSPSSSPQTSPRMPRRPTVESHHVSITGLQDCVQLNQYTLKDEIGKGSYGVVKLAYNENDSTYYAMKVLSKKKLIRQAGFPRRPPPRGTRPAPGGCIQPRGPIEQVYQEIAILKKLDHPNVVKLVEVLDDPNEDHLYMVFELVNQGPVMEVPTLKPLSEDQARFYFQDLIKGIEYLHYQKIIHRDIKPSNLLVGEDGHIKIADFGVSNEFKGSDALLSNTVGTPAFMAPESLSETRKIFSGKALDVWAMGVTLYCFVFGQCPFMDERIMCLHSKIKSQALEFPDQPDIAEDLKDLITRMLDKNPESRIVVPEIKLHPWVTRHGAEPLPSEDENCTLVEVTEEEVENSVKHIPSLATVILVKTMIRKRSFGNPFEGSRREERSLSAPGNLLTKQGSEDSLRGPEPAPVGEEEVLL, encoded by the exons ATGTCATCATGTGTCTCTAGCCAGCCCACCAGCGACCGGGCGGCCCCCCAGGATGAGCTGGGAAGTGGGGGTGGCAGCCGGGAAAGCCAGAAGCCCTGCGAGGCCCTGCGGGGACTCTCATCCTTGAGCATCCACTTGGGCATGGAATCCTTCATTGTGGTCACGGAGTGTGAGCCAGGCCAGGGTGTGGACCTCAGCCTGGCCCGGGACCAGCCTCTGGAGGCTGATGACCAGGAACTGCCCCTTGATGCCTCAGAATCCGAGGCACGGCCCCTACTTTCTGGTCGTAAGATGTCCCTGCAGGAGCGATCCCAGGCTGGGCCCGCATCCGGCAGCAGCCTGGACATGAATGGACGCTGCATCTGCCCATCCCTGTCCTACTCGCCGTCCAGTTCCCCACAGACCTCCCCGCGGATGCCCCGGCGGCCCACGGTGGAGTCACACCACGTCTCCATCACAGGTTTGCAG GACTGCGTGCAGCTGAATCAGTATACACTGAAGGATGAAATTGGAAAG GGCTCTTATGGTGTGGTCAAGCTGGCTTACAATGAAAATGACAGTACGTACTAT GCGATGAAAGTGCTGTCCAAAAAGAAGCTGATCCGGCAGGCCGGCTTTCCAC GTCGCCCCCCACCCCGAGGGACTCGCCCAGCTCCAGGGGGCTGCATCCAGCCCAGGGGCCCCATCGAGCAGGTGTACCAGGAGATCGCCATCCTCAAGAAGCTGGACCACCCCAACGTAGTGAAGCTGgtggag GTCCTGGATGACCCCAACGAGGACCATCTGTACATGG TGTTTGAATTGGTCAACCAAGG GCCTGTGATGGAAGTGCCCACTCTCAAGCCACTGTCTGAAGACCAGGCCCGGTTCTACTTCCAGGATCTGATCAAAGGCATTGAGTACT TACACTACCAGAAAATCATCCACCGTGACATCAAACCTTCCAACCTCCTGGTGGGAGAGGATGGGCACATCAAGATAGCTGACTTCGGTGTGAGcaatgagttcaagggcagcgaTGCCTTGCTGTCCAACACCGTGGGCACACCTGCCTTCATGGCACCTGAGTCGCTCTCAGAGACCCGCAAGATCTTCTCTGGGAAG GCCCTGGATGTTTGGGCCATGGGTGTGACTCTGTACTGCTTTGTCTTTGGCCAG TGCCCGTTCATGGATGAGCGGATCATGTGTTTGCACAGTAAGATCAAGAGCCAGGCCCTGGAGTTTCCAGACCA GCCTGATATAGCTGAAGACTTGAAAGATCTGATCACCCGAATGCTGGACAAGAACCCAGAGTCCAGGATTGTGGTGCCCGAGATCAAG CTGCACCCTTGGGTCACGAGGCACGGGGCCGAACCATTGCCATCGGAGGACGAGAACTGCACACTGGTCGAAGTGACCGAAGAGGAGGTCGAGAATTCAGTCAAACACATTCCCAGCCTGGCGACTGTG aTCCTAGTGAAGACCATGATTCGGAAACGCTCTTTCGGGAACCCATTTGAGGGCAGCCGGCGGGAGGAACGTTCCTTGTCAGCACCTGGAAACCTGCTCAC